From a region of the Candidatus Polarisedimenticolia bacterium genome:
- a CDS encoding zf-HC2 domain-containing protein, translating into MSDPQRPAGPGCREVFGLLSDYVDGELSPETRGALEEHLGACPPCERFLKTFQKTRALCRENLLEEMPDELRTRLHSFLKDRIRGK; encoded by the coding sequence ATGAGCGACCCTCAGCGTCCCGCCGGACCGGGCTGCCGGGAAGTCTTCGGACTCCTCAGCGACTACGTGGACGGCGAGCTTTCCCCGGAGACCCGCGGGGCTCTGGAGGAGCATCTGGGAGCCTGTCCGCCGTGCGAGCGATTCCTGAAGACCTTTCAAAAAACGCGCGCCCTTTGCCGCGAGAACCTTCTGGAAGAGATGCCCGACGAGCTTCGCACCCGCCTCCACTCCTTCCTCAAGGACAGGATCCGCGGCAAGTAG
- a CDS encoding YraN family protein has translation MSLPVWRLSEESRDLRSLGNLGEEAAARYLLERGFSILQRGFRARCGEIDLIAREGEEIVFVEVKTRTSAACGDPLEAITLAKRRRILRAASVYLQASGRWDRPCRFDLVAVRIGTEGTQLEHVRGAFRADS, from the coding sequence TTGTCCCTCCCCGTCTGGCGTCTGTCCGAGGAGTCCCGGGATCTCCGGTCGCTCGGGAATCTCGGAGAAGAAGCGGCCGCCCGCTACCTTCTGGAGAGGGGATTCTCGATTCTCCAAAGGGGATTCCGGGCGCGCTGCGGCGAGATCGATCTGATCGCGCGCGAGGGAGAGGAAATCGTCTTCGTCGAGGTGAAGACGCGCACCTCCGCCGCTTGCGGCGACCCTCTCGAGGCGATTACTCTCGCCAAGCGCCGCCGGATTCTGCGGGCGGCTTCCGTGTACCTGCAGGCCTCCGGCCGGTGGGACCGCCCGTGCCGTTTCGACCTGGTGGCGGTCCGGATCGGCACCGAAGGAACGCAACTCGAGCACGTCCGGGGCGCGTTCCGGGCCGACTCCTGA
- a CDS encoding glycosyltransferase — MLERVGRREEWVGPPAPLDRVQSTEKLTKTVVFLAFSLILFSAYISGSFARAHYWYNISFVTRFLSLPLLAYSCLIMIHLPYRAILCFLYKPYPVRDDLPTISFIIPAFNEGAMVEKAIESSATSNYPRERMEVVCIDDGSTDDTWKYIQRAAARHPGMVQVLRHSRNRGKRQALATGFNHSKGEILITLDSDSVIAADAARHLVAPFADPQVGATTARVKVYNKAENLLTRMLAVRYVMAFEFFRASTSVFKTVMCCSGVLSAYRRKVVKRFQQAWLDQEFIGQSCTYGDDRALTNFILREGYHTIYQRTAEVKTLAPTTLPKLARMLTRWHKSFIRESIIFSTFMFTRYREKYRFPAAFDFILTTLLIPLQFYVTLYSIYHIFVDPILILRFLALIVIMGITYMLFYIRFEKNTDFLYGVLYSFLHVFFLMWTVPYALLTFKNNSWLTR; from the coding sequence ATGCTCGAACGAGTCGGTCGCCGCGAGGAATGGGTGGGCCCTCCGGCTCCGCTGGACCGCGTCCAAAGCACCGAAAAGCTCACCAAGACCGTCGTCTTCCTCGCCTTCAGCCTCATCCTGTTCTCCGCCTACATCAGCGGCTCGTTCGCTCGGGCGCATTACTGGTACAACATCAGCTTCGTCACGCGCTTCCTGTCGCTTCCGCTGCTCGCCTACAGCTGCCTGATCATGATTCATCTTCCCTACCGGGCCATCCTCTGCTTTCTGTACAAACCCTATCCCGTGCGGGACGACCTTCCGACGATCAGCTTCATCATTCCCGCCTTCAACGAGGGGGCGATGGTGGAGAAGGCGATCGAGTCCAGCGCCACCTCCAACTATCCCCGGGAGCGGATGGAGGTGGTCTGCATCGACGACGGCTCCACCGACGACACCTGGAAGTACATCCAGCGTGCGGCCGCCCGGCATCCGGGAATGGTCCAGGTGCTGCGCCATTCCCGCAATCGCGGCAAGCGCCAGGCGCTCGCCACCGGCTTCAACCACTCCAAGGGGGAGATCCTGATCACGCTGGATTCCGACAGCGTCATCGCGGCCGACGCCGCGCGCCATCTCGTGGCGCCGTTCGCGGATCCTCAGGTGGGCGCCACGACGGCGCGGGTGAAGGTCTACAACAAGGCGGAGAACCTGTTGACGCGCATGCTGGCCGTCCGGTACGTGATGGCCTTCGAGTTCTTCCGGGCCTCGACCTCGGTCTTCAAGACCGTCATGTGCTGCTCCGGGGTCCTGTCGGCCTACCGGCGCAAGGTCGTGAAGAGGTTTCAGCAGGCCTGGCTGGACCAGGAGTTCATCGGCCAAAGCTGCACGTACGGGGACGACCGGGCGCTCACGAATTTCATCCTGCGCGAAGGCTACCACACGATCTACCAAAGGACGGCCGAAGTGAAGACCCTCGCCCCCACGACGCTTCCGAAGCTCGCCCGGATGCTCACCCGGTGGCACAAGAGCTTCATTCGCGAGAGCATCATCTTCTCCACCTTCATGTTCACCCGGTATCGCGAGAAGTACCGGTTCCCGGCCGCCTTCGATTTCATCCTCACCACCTTGCTGATCCCGTTGCAGTTCTACGTGACGCTGTACTCCATCTACCACATCTTCGTCGACCCCATCCTAATCCTCCGGTTCCTGGCGCTCATCGTCATCATGGGAATCACCTACATGCTCTTTTACATACGGTTCGAGAAGAACACGGACTTTCTCTACGGGGTCCTTTACTCGTTCCTGCATGTCTTCTTCCTGATGTGGACCGTCCCCTACGCCCTCCTGACCTTCAAGAACAATTCCTGGCTGACGCGTTGA
- a CDS encoding acetyl ornithine aminotransferase family protein, with protein sequence MTPVPRLATPLPGPKARAWIQRDTTRVSPSYTRAYPLVVERGEGAAILDVDGNWFLDFTAGIAVTSTGHSHPEVVKTIADQAARLIHMSGTDFYYAPQIRLAEEIAELVPIDGPVKVFFGNSGAEANEAAIKLARYHTRRQRILAFYGSFHGRTLGALSLTASRVAQKRGFFPLVPGVEHIPYAYCYRCPVNRQVETCDVECFGQAIDFLFTRTVPPEEVAAIVLEVVQGEGGYVVPPQKFLDRVQKVARENGILIIVDEVQSGMGRTGRMFATEHFGVKPDMITLAKGIASGLPLGLCVARESIMNWTPGAHASTFGGNPVSCAAALTTIRLLKEQYLENARIQGDRLLAGLRGVMSRQAIIGDVRGLGLMAGAEIIQPGAERAKNPKARDAIVEKAFYRGLLLLGCGDNTVRFCPPLVVTSEEVDTCLRLFEEAVAEVASGL encoded by the coding sequence ATGACACCCGTCCCCCGGCTTGCGACTCCGCTTCCCGGCCCCAAGGCCCGGGCCTGGATCCAGCGCGACACAACCCGCGTCTCCCCTTCCTATACGCGGGCTTACCCCCTCGTCGTCGAGCGGGGGGAGGGGGCCGCGATTCTGGACGTCGACGGCAACTGGTTCCTGGATTTCACCGCGGGAATCGCCGTGACGTCGACCGGGCACAGCCATCCGGAAGTCGTGAAGACGATCGCCGACCAGGCGGCGCGCCTGATTCACATGTCCGGCACCGACTTCTACTATGCGCCCCAGATTCGTCTCGCCGAGGAGATCGCGGAGCTGGTTCCCATCGACGGTCCCGTCAAGGTCTTCTTCGGCAACTCGGGCGCCGAAGCGAACGAGGCGGCCATCAAGCTGGCTCGCTATCACACCCGCCGCCAGCGGATCCTGGCCTTCTACGGTTCCTTTCACGGACGCACGCTCGGAGCGCTGTCGCTGACGGCGAGCCGGGTCGCCCAGAAGCGAGGATTCTTCCCCCTGGTGCCGGGGGTCGAGCACATTCCGTACGCCTACTGCTATCGGTGCCCCGTGAACCGCCAGGTCGAGACCTGCGACGTCGAGTGCTTCGGCCAGGCGATCGACTTCCTGTTCACCCGCACCGTGCCGCCGGAGGAAGTGGCGGCGATCGTCCTGGAGGTCGTCCAGGGGGAGGGAGGGTACGTGGTGCCTCCCCAGAAATTCCTCGATCGAGTTCAGAAAGTGGCGCGTGAAAACGGCATCCTCATCATCGTCGACGAGGTGCAGTCGGGAATGGGGCGGACGGGCCGGATGTTCGCCACGGAGCATTTTGGCGTGAAGCCGGACATGATCACGCTCGCCAAGGGCATCGCCTCCGGCCTTCCGCTCGGTCTCTGCGTCGCCCGCGAATCGATCATGAACTGGACGCCGGGGGCCCACGCGAGCACGTTCGGGGGCAATCCGGTCTCCTGCGCCGCCGCCTTGACGACCATCCGGCTGCTCAAGGAGCAGTACCTGGAGAACGCGCGGATCCAGGGCGATCGCCTCCTCGCCGGCCTGCGGGGCGTCATGAGCCGGCAGGCGATCATCGGGGACGTGCGGGGCCTCGGGCTCATGGCGGGCGCCGAGATCATCCAACCGGGGGCCGAGCGCGCTAAGAACCCGAAGGCCCGGGACGCCATCGTGGAGAAGGCCTTCTACCGCGGCCTGCTCCTGCTCGGGTGCGGCGACAACACCGTCCGGTTCTGCCCGCCGCTGGTCGTCACTTCCGAAGAGGTGGATACTTGCCTCCGGCTCTTCGAGGAGGCGGTGGCCGAAGTCGCCTCCGGTCTCTGA
- a CDS encoding carboxypeptidase regulatory-like domain-containing protein, translating into MGRTKQRLGLLAVLLLLASSPSWPGTTADLKGRVVDKSGQPLPGATIVVRNDALAVGELGAIADREGNFRLFRLPPGRGYRVRVALASFAPLEFSDIELTANQVYVLDVVLRPASELQETIRVKGHSDLVDTESVVTSTTFSSEFISGLPVLGRRYQDILSLAPGVTDVNDTGNPNIHGARDTGVVTLVDGVSTTDPFTGYYGQQLNIESIEQIEVITSGAAAEYSRAQGGFANIVTKSGGNQFEGSFKFFLRTSRLDGDGAGIDRPDVRGGLGEIDGLRELSFTDLYPFLSLAGPIVKDRAWYYLANEFIQVETPINAVTQAFVTRTRGLREFGKTTWEINESHRMAFALALDYTRDENQGLDSQTAVESGYQFQRGGPTYTLKETAVFSPAHLLESSVSWFDNSFRRAPTLDPDTNHNGILFIDDVRELGGNNDGFFQARERDPGEDFDRDRVYDLFEDFNHNGRLDNREDRDGDGRVTPPGGCEGVENEDLNCNGLLDREFDLNENGQLDPDEDLGIDGLDGTAGNGLFDSEDVNHNNLLDTVGNSGPTPFPFYVDRNGNRRRDFGEFKSPLFPDRDYRVEESSGRVSGPNSWQFDDHRQRFTVREDFSLYLDGGGSHELKAGLVYERERFERNTHQRTILEVKTGLGIADPGNLQQGGSVTAHLPTIPGIDNSASGNNLGLYVQDTYKPLPNLTLGLGLRFDFEDLRSFGHEVFDPAAERNDYDALLNLSGIENDVSPHDANFDGIVDLGLADSDPLYSGAVSADFRLRLEHIISELRSLGARRFTQHEFQTLILGPYLSTVLGQNVDVQDFFEHGINLRRDEDVRIRNANVAPRVSLSWDPWADGKSKAFASWGRFYDKLFLNTMVLEEGPDTVTRYYNFDANGVDFFGRPNNQIGRSRSMSPPTAFQIDRRLATPYTDELTVGFERELAPECSLSVTYVRRDYRHQLQDIDLNHSTRIDPFTGRFRDDLGRQEVVGGFGDEGTATVADVAVPDGRPDLFIENIFFNRVFRLGNYNDQTYRGVELELVKRLSRKWQMEGSYTYSRSQGAAETFLSESGDDPSLTEFESGFLDYDQRHVVKINAAAYLPGDWQLGGTAQWASGLPYSVEDTFNALDNVGYVQRRRRFGTPDTQGGFLTEHRNGHRNHSVYTFNTRTEKSFVFGKTSAAAFFEIFNLLNSDDLRITSLSSSRDILQADEQRRFGRRYQFGIRFDF; encoded by the coding sequence ATGGGCCGCACGAAGCAAAGGCTGGGGCTGCTCGCCGTCCTGCTTCTCCTCGCCTCGTCCCCCTCCTGGCCGGGGACGACGGCCGACCTCAAGGGCAGGGTCGTCGACAAATCCGGCCAGCCCCTTCCCGGGGCGACGATCGTCGTGCGCAACGACGCGCTCGCCGTCGGCGAACTCGGGGCCATCGCCGATCGGGAAGGGAACTTCAGGCTCTTCCGCCTGCCGCCCGGGAGGGGTTACCGCGTCCGCGTCGCCCTCGCCTCGTTCGCCCCTCTGGAATTCTCCGACATCGAGCTGACCGCGAACCAGGTCTACGTCCTCGACGTCGTCCTGCGTCCCGCCAGCGAGCTCCAGGAGACGATTCGGGTGAAGGGGCATTCCGATTTGGTGGACACCGAGAGTGTCGTGACCTCGACCACCTTTTCCTCGGAGTTCATCTCCGGGCTACCGGTCCTCGGAAGGAGATATCAGGATATCCTGAGTCTCGCGCCCGGCGTCACCGACGTGAACGACACGGGAAATCCGAACATCCACGGCGCGCGGGACACCGGGGTGGTGACGCTGGTCGACGGCGTGAGCACCACCGATCCCTTCACGGGCTACTACGGGCAGCAGCTCAATATCGAATCAATCGAGCAGATCGAGGTCATCACCTCCGGGGCCGCCGCCGAGTACAGCCGGGCTCAGGGAGGGTTCGCCAACATCGTCACCAAATCGGGCGGGAACCAATTCGAGGGGAGCTTCAAGTTCTTTCTGCGGACCTCCCGGCTCGACGGAGACGGCGCGGGAATCGATCGTCCCGACGTCCGAGGCGGTCTGGGCGAGATCGACGGGCTGCGCGAGTTAAGCTTCACCGACCTCTACCCCTTTCTGTCCCTGGCGGGCCCCATCGTCAAGGATCGGGCCTGGTATTATCTGGCCAATGAGTTCATCCAGGTGGAGACTCCCATCAACGCCGTCACCCAGGCCTTCGTGACGCGCACGCGCGGTCTTCGGGAGTTCGGGAAGACGACCTGGGAGATCAACGAGAGCCATCGCATGGCGTTCGCCCTCGCGCTCGATTACACGCGGGACGAGAATCAGGGGCTCGACAGCCAGACTGCCGTCGAGTCGGGGTATCAGTTCCAGCGCGGCGGGCCGACCTACACGCTCAAGGAGACCGCCGTCTTCTCACCCGCCCATCTGCTGGAATCCTCCGTCTCCTGGTTCGATAACTCGTTCCGGCGCGCGCCGACGCTGGATCCCGACACGAACCACAATGGGATACTGTTCATCGACGACGTGCGGGAGCTCGGAGGGAACAACGACGGGTTCTTCCAGGCGCGTGAGAGGGATCCGGGAGAAGACTTCGATCGCGACAGGGTCTACGATCTTTTCGAGGATTTCAACCACAACGGGCGACTCGACAACCGTGAGGATCGGGACGGGGATGGCCGGGTGACGCCCCCGGGTGGGTGCGAAGGCGTCGAGAACGAAGATTTGAATTGCAACGGCCTTCTCGATCGGGAGTTCGACCTCAACGAGAACGGGCAGCTGGATCCCGACGAGGATCTGGGGATTGACGGGCTCGACGGCACGGCCGGAAACGGCCTCTTCGACTCCGAGGACGTCAACCACAACAATCTCCTCGATACGGTGGGCAACTCGGGGCCGACGCCGTTTCCCTTCTACGTCGACCGGAACGGCAACCGCCGCCGGGACTTCGGAGAATTCAAGTCGCCATTGTTCCCGGATCGCGATTATCGCGTCGAAGAGAGCTCGGGCCGCGTCTCAGGTCCGAACTCCTGGCAATTCGACGACCATCGGCAGCGCTTCACGGTCCGGGAGGACTTCTCCCTTTACTTGGACGGCGGAGGAAGCCACGAGCTCAAGGCGGGGCTGGTCTACGAGCGCGAGCGGTTCGAGCGGAACACCCACCAGCGCACGATTCTGGAGGTCAAGACCGGGCTCGGGATCGCCGATCCGGGGAACCTTCAACAGGGAGGTTCCGTCACGGCCCACCTGCCGACCATACCCGGCATCGACAACAGCGCCTCCGGGAACAATCTGGGCCTCTACGTCCAGGATACCTACAAGCCGCTGCCGAACCTGACCTTGGGCCTCGGCCTCCGGTTCGATTTCGAGGATCTCCGCTCCTTCGGGCATGAGGTTTTCGATCCGGCGGCCGAAAGGAACGACTACGACGCCCTGCTCAATCTGAGCGGCATCGAGAACGACGTGAGCCCCCACGACGCCAATTTCGACGGGATCGTCGATCTTGGACTCGCCGACTCGGATCCCTTGTATTCAGGGGCGGTGAGCGCCGACTTTCGCCTCCGTCTCGAGCACATCATCAGCGAGCTGAGAAGCCTGGGGGCGCGGCGCTTTACGCAGCATGAATTCCAGACCCTGATTCTGGGGCCCTATCTTTCCACCGTTCTCGGCCAGAACGTGGATGTCCAGGATTTCTTCGAGCACGGGATCAACCTCCGGCGCGACGAGGACGTCCGCATCCGGAACGCGAACGTGGCCCCTCGGGTGAGTCTGAGCTGGGACCCCTGGGCCGACGGGAAGTCCAAGGCCTTCGCTTCCTGGGGCCGCTTCTACGACAAGCTGTTCCTGAACACGATGGTCCTCGAGGAAGGCCCCGACACGGTGACGCGGTATTACAATTTCGACGCGAATGGGGTCGACTTCTTCGGCAGGCCGAACAACCAGATCGGCAGGAGCCGATCCATGTCCCCTCCCACCGCGTTCCAGATCGATCGCCGGCTCGCCACTCCCTATACCGACGAGCTCACGGTGGGTTTCGAGAGGGAGCTCGCCCCCGAGTGCTCCCTGTCGGTGACTTACGTCCGGAGGGATTACCGTCATCAGCTCCAGGACATCGATCTGAATCACAGCACCCGCATCGACCCGTTCACGGGGAGATTCAGGGACGATCTGGGCAGGCAGGAGGTGGTCGGGGGGTTTGGGGACGAGGGCACCGCGACGGTCGCCGACGTGGCCGTTCCCGACGGTCGCCCCGATCTCTTCATCGAGAACATCTTCTTCAACCGGGTTTTCCGGCTGGGCAATTACAACGACCAGACCTACCGGGGGGTCGAGCTGGAACTGGTCAAGCGTCTGAGCCGAAAATGGCAAATGGAGGGAAGCTACACCTACTCGAGGAGCCAGGGCGCGGCCGAGACCTTCCTTTCCGAGAGCGGGGACGATCCCTCGCTCACCGAATTCGAATCGGGGTTCCTCGACTACGACCAGCGTCACGTCGTCAAGATCAACGCCGCGGCCTACCTGCCGGGCGATTGGCAGCTCGGCGGGACCGCCCAGTGGGCTTCGGGCCTGCCCTACTCCGTGGAGGATACCTTCAACGCCCTCGACAACGTCGGCTACGTTCAGCGGCGCCGCCGTTTCGGGACGCCGGACACGCAGGGGGGCTTCCTCACGGAGCACCGGAACGGCCATCGCAACCATTCCGTCTACACCTTCAACACGAGGACGGAGAAGAGCTTCGTCTTCGGAAAAACCTCGGCCGCGGCCTTCTTCGAGATCTTCAATCTCCTCAACAGCGACGATCTCCGCATCACCTCCCTGAGCTCGAGCCGGGACATCCTGCAGGCGGACGAGCAGCGCCGCTTCGGCCGTCGGTACCAGTTCGGAATCCGCTTCGACTTCTGA
- a CDS encoding replication-associated recombination protein A → MRPRTLDEMVGQEDLLGPGRPLRVGLDSGEIHSHILWGPPGSGKTTLARLMASVTGAPFVPFSAVLSGIKEVREVMTRAERHLRSTGRRTLVFVDEIHRFNRSQQDAFLPFVESGGIVLVGATTENPSFEINAALLSRLKVYVLTPLGEEPLLAILKRALRDSRGLGGSVEIAEAEARLVASMAAGDARRMLNTLELVSRMTKPDSEGRRRVSGGTIRRAVEREPLVYDKSGEEHYNAISALHKSLRNSDPHASVYWLARMLEAGEDPLYVARRMIRFASEDVGNADPQALTVAMAAQQAVHFLGMPEGSLALAQAAVYLATAPKSNSIYEAYEEAVGTIREGHTEPVPLHLRNAETPLMKNLGYGRDYRYAHDFETGATSMECLPESLRGSLFYRPSAEGYEKVIAERMKEWALKRRAPVKKPS, encoded by the coding sequence ATGCGTCCCCGGACCCTCGACGAGATGGTGGGCCAGGAGGACCTGCTCGGGCCGGGCCGGCCGCTTCGCGTCGGCCTCGACAGCGGGGAAATCCACTCCCACATCCTCTGGGGCCCCCCGGGATCGGGGAAGACGACCCTGGCCCGCCTGATGGCTTCGGTCACCGGGGCGCCATTCGTTCCCTTCTCGGCGGTCCTTTCCGGGATTAAAGAGGTCCGGGAAGTCATGACCCGGGCGGAGCGGCATCTCCGGTCGACGGGCCGAAGGACCCTGGTTTTCGTGGACGAGATTCACCGGTTCAATCGCTCCCAGCAGGATGCCTTCCTGCCCTTCGTCGAATCCGGGGGGATTGTCCTGGTCGGGGCGACCACGGAGAACCCCTCATTCGAGATCAACGCCGCGCTGCTCTCACGCCTCAAAGTCTACGTTCTCACGCCCCTTGGCGAGGAGCCTCTCCTGGCGATCCTGAAGCGGGCCCTGCGGGACTCGAGGGGCCTCGGAGGAAGCGTCGAGATCGCGGAGGCGGAGGCTCGGCTCGTGGCCTCCATGGCCGCAGGGGACGCGCGGAGGATGCTGAACACGCTGGAGCTCGTCTCCCGGATGACCAAGCCGGATTCCGAGGGGCGGCGGCGCGTCTCCGGCGGGACGATTCGCCGGGCGGTCGAGAGAGAGCCGCTGGTGTACGACAAGTCGGGGGAGGAGCACTACAACGCCATCTCCGCGTTGCACAAGAGCCTGAGGAACTCCGACCCCCACGCCTCCGTGTACTGGCTGGCGAGAATGCTCGAGGCGGGCGAAGATCCACTCTACGTGGCGCGCCGCATGATCCGCTTCGCCAGCGAGGACGTCGGGAACGCCGATCCTCAGGCGCTGACGGTCGCCATGGCCGCCCAGCAGGCGGTGCACTTCCTCGGGATGCCGGAAGGATCCCTCGCCCTCGCGCAGGCCGCCGTCTACCTGGCCACCGCCCCCAAGAGCAACTCGATCTACGAGGCCTACGAAGAGGCCGTCGGCACGATTCGGGAAGGGCACACGGAGCCGGTTCCCCTGCACCTCCGAAATGCCGAAACGCCGCTCATGAAGAATCTTGGATACGGCCGGGACTACCGGTACGCCCACGATTTCGAAACCGGGGCGACGTCGATGGAATGTCTGCCGGAGAGCCTGCGCGGATCCCTGTTCTACCGCCCGAGCGCGGAGGGATACGAAAAGGTGATCGCGGAAAGGATGAAAGAGTGGGCTTTGAAGCGCCGGGCTCCGGTCAAGAAGCCTTCCTGA
- a CDS encoding helix-turn-helix transcriptional regulator: MDPLNKKEIGKRIKRLRKEKDLKQWQMADILGATQPAIHKYENGILPEVKRLLELARVGNTTVEWILTGRHWENGSEEREKIPVDVYRLAERFHRFTDGQRRTLTSALDMLEKACQRIREKAQREFSDADLQDVGRVLRDFDLVTRKAIAAALGVHEAVMESLVDSQVRDFQTLSSPPAVDPDEEKETRLTGAADVQE; encoded by the coding sequence ATGGATCCTCTCAACAAGAAGGAAATCGGCAAGCGAATCAAGCGTTTGCGCAAGGAAAAAGACCTCAAGCAATGGCAGATGGCCGACATCCTCGGCGCCACCCAGCCGGCCATTCACAAATATGAAAATGGGATTCTTCCCGAAGTGAAGCGTCTCTTGGAGCTGGCGCGGGTGGGTAACACGACGGTGGAATGGATCCTGACCGGCCGGCACTGGGAGAACGGCTCGGAGGAGCGCGAGAAGATTCCCGTGGACGTCTACCGGCTGGCGGAGCGCTTTCATCGTTTCACGGATGGGCAGCGCCGAACTCTCACCTCCGCCCTCGACATGCTCGAGAAGGCCTGCCAGCGGATCCGCGAGAAGGCCCAGCGCGAGTTTTCCGATGCCGATCTTCAGGACGTGGGCCGGGTCCTCCGCGACTTCGATCTCGTGACCCGCAAAGCGATTGCCGCCGCCCTGGGAGTCCATGAAGCGGTCATGGAGTCCCTGGTCGATTCACAGGTCCGGGATTTCCAGACTCTCTCCTCGCCACCGGCCGTCGACCCCGACGAAGAAAAGGAGACGCGCCTGACCGGCGCCGCCGACGTCCAGGAGTAG
- a CDS encoding zf-HC2 domain-containing protein, which yields MNCRSVQDALSILLVGEGGPEAPAAILEHLAHCAACRSESEHLREVLENLRPARVPDPGEAYWSSFLPRLRDRIARETARRPGSGMSRWAVAAVVTLFLLGGAVSMAWKPSIESNPRMALQWLKTGVPPDAMSDTLEEILPGGDLGDPSAADEDLNWPPPTELQGALDTVCPQDDSDIYTAASDLPPEARELLLQALISDRV from the coding sequence ATGAATTGCCGGAGCGTTCAAGACGCCTTGTCGATCCTCCTTGTGGGGGAAGGCGGGCCGGAGGCGCCCGCTGCCATCCTGGAGCACCTGGCGCACTGCGCCGCCTGCCGGTCGGAGTCGGAGCATCTTCGCGAAGTCCTGGAGAATCTGCGACCGGCCCGTGTTCCCGATCCCGGAGAGGCGTACTGGAGTTCTTTCCTGCCTCGCCTGCGGGACCGGATCGCGCGGGAAACGGCCCGCCGCCCCGGGTCCGGGATGTCCCGGTGGGCCGTGGCGGCGGTCGTGACGCTCTTTCTCCTTGGCGGAGCGGTGTCGATGGCCTGGAAGCCGTCGATCGAGAGCAATCCACGCATGGCCCTGCAATGGCTGAAGACCGGGGTTCCTCCCGATGCCATGAGCGACACCCTGGAGGAGATCCTGCCCGGCGGCGACCTCGGCGATCCGTCCGCCGCGGACGAGGACCTGAATTGGCCCCCGCCGACCGAGCTCCAGGGCGCGCTGGACACGGTGTGTCCCCAGGATGATTCCGACATCTACACGGCGGCAAGCGATCTCCCGCCGGAAGCCCGTGAGCTGCTGCTGCAGGCGCTGATCTCCGACCGGGTCTGA
- a CDS encoding sigma-70 family RNA polymerase sigma factor: protein MTSSPERNERDLALVRRFQAGDETAFDHLVREHRVEVYRLAHRLTGNHADADDLAQEAFLRVFRALPRFRGESAFRTWLIRVVLNLAADRGKARLPRCLVPLEKVPEGVLPRVSPPGNSDLLRKANLDRAVSLLPPRQRETLILRIFQEMKFHEIAAVMGCTVGTAKANFFHAVKGLRGRVRV, encoded by the coding sequence ATGACCTCCTCGCCGGAGCGGAACGAGAGGGACCTGGCGCTGGTCCGCCGGTTCCAGGCGGGGGACGAGACGGCATTCGATCATCTGGTACGCGAGCACCGCGTGGAGGTTTACCGGCTCGCCCACCGGCTGACGGGCAATCACGCCGATGCCGATGACCTGGCTCAGGAGGCTTTCTTGAGGGTTTTCCGGGCTCTGCCCCGATTTCGGGGCGAATCCGCTTTTCGGACCTGGTTGATTCGGGTCGTGCTGAATCTGGCGGCCGACCGAGGCAAGGCGCGGCTGCCGCGGTGCCTGGTCCCGCTGGAGAAGGTCCCGGAAGGGGTCCTTCCCCGAGTTTCCCCGCCGGGCAACTCCGATCTCCTGAGAAAGGCGAACCTGGATCGCGCCGTCAGCCTGCTTCCCCCTCGCCAGCGCGAGACGCTGATCCTGCGCATCTTCCAGGAGATGAAGTTCCATGAGATCGCCGCGGTGATGGGATGCACGGTGGGCACCGCGAAGGCGAATTTTTTTCACGCCGTAAAGGGGCTGAGAGGGAGGGTCCGGGTCTGA
- a CDS encoding sigma-70 family RNA polymerase sigma factor translates to MTGDRDAALVERTRHGDPSAFDALMERYEGKVYRLALGMMKNREDALDAVQDAFLSVFRKIDSFKGESAFSTWLYRIALNSVYMKLRSKSRHDKAIPLDDEESFDSATGHARGAIRDWSERADDALLRQELGGIIREAVAALPEEYRAIFTLRDVEELSNQEVAEILGLTVAATKTRLHRARMFLRNRLSRHLQGIPR, encoded by the coding sequence TTGACGGGCGATCGGGACGCGGCTCTCGTCGAGCGCACCCGGCACGGGGATCCCTCCGCGTTCGACGCGTTGATGGAGCGGTATGAAGGAAAGGTCTATCGCCTGGCCCTGGGAATGATGAAGAACCGGGAGGACGCTCTGGATGCGGTCCAGGACGCTTTCCTCAGCGTTTTCCGCAAAATCGACTCCTTCAAGGGGGAATCGGCCTTCTCCACCTGGCTCTACCGGATCGCGCTCAATTCGGTCTACATGAAGCTGCGCTCCAAGAGCCGGCACGACAAGGCGATCCCCCTGGATGACGAGGAATCCTTCGATTCCGCGACCGGCCACGCCCGGGGCGCCATTCGCGATTGGAGCGAGCGGGCCGACGACGCGCTGCTGCGCCAGGAGCTCGGCGGCATCATTCGCGAGGCGGTGGCGGCCCTGCCGGAAGAGTACCGGGCGATCTTCACGCTGCGGGACGTCGAGGAGCTGTCGAACCAGGAGGTGGCGGAAATCCTGGGCCTGACGGTGGCGGCCACCAAGACGAGGCTTCACCGGGCGCGGATGTTTCTGCGAAACCGGCTCTCACGCCATCTTCAGGGGATTCCCCGATGA